Proteins encoded together in one Microplitis mediator isolate UGA2020A chromosome 7, iyMicMedi2.1, whole genome shotgun sequence window:
- the LOC130672251 gene encoding lethal(2) giant larvae protein homolog 1-like isoform X2, protein MLKFIRGKGQQPTAERQKLQKDLFAFRKTVQHGFPNKPTALAWDPSLRLMIIGTASGAIKVFGRPGVEFYGQHSTESGEIAVTKIIPLPNEGRVVSLCDDNSLHLWEINENSLVETKSLSLEGKLKKISAMCLESSGDHLLLGTEGGNIYLLDVKTFTMTDNIIYQDVVMQNVPEDYKKNPGAVEAIAEQPGHPDSILIGYNRGLMVLWNKATPGAQQLMGLFSRAQTFISAQQLESVHWVSENRFVSSHNDGSYAFWSPGSDVTSEPTTLYGPFPCKAVSKILVYTMSDDDEIILFSGGMPRSSFGDRHTITAMTKTKHVVFDLTSKVIDFFVVTPKVDEDSKDLSNSPEALIILAEEEVIAIDLTDPDWRMMALPYLVSLHASAVTCSQHVPNIPSELWDSVISAGKSQTEHLYSNKEWPIDGGILLCKKSPDDDKTKSREFLLTGHEDGTIRFWDASDVALTPLYKYNSSLIFTGEHLDVLEQSQDDDDDDDWPPFRKVGTFDPYSDDPRLAVKKVMLCPLSSTLIVAGTAGHIITANISSEQISKEIKAVTMNIVNDRDGFVWKGHDHLPVRTESVSFSVGFQPQSLVQLYPPAQVTALAIHTEWGLIAAGTAHGLAVFDYIRGKSVTVKCTLNPNDLSGSGDTPISRRKSFKKSLRESFRRLRKGRSQRRPNANTSPTRNTITVEKKKEISPVAASPSGDLSPIDIKPVERQVEARPVDDALGSMVRSVYFARSFIISMQNTTPTLWAGTNNGTVYVFTLGIPAGARRNEDDVNCTLGKEIQLKHRAPVIAITILDGSNVPLPEPFEVEKGVTAGPDMTAPHRVVIASEEQFKIFNLPSLKPFCKYKLTAHEGSRVRKTGFAKFTCPIEPAGVHEETCLLCLTNLGDCLVLGIPELRRQINAAAIKREDINGISSLTFTKAGEALYLHSSSELQRISVSATKGTRAHCALNLPPNARSVPEPPTPTEEVQDEVTVESPPEKETESQDNESAPAPRILENGVGSTHSGETSKDSTLRPGASSSDVNGEDDRQDRSSIGDITIDSVKDHLLNATSSEDLHNRLAGLKMEVTSRTSEISTQNQSLVVKTTTVISQTSSNGTANGDVETTEMNESQQVNSTSIEREIRSGTETTTTHATITLPPNVEISAADLANLETVQTTTITTEKSKTPVTRSEEVRS, encoded by the exons actgTTCAGCATGGGTTTCCAAACAAGCCTACAGCCTTGGCTTGGGACCCGAGTCTCAGGCTGATGATCATCGGCACAGCATCTGGAGCTATCAAAGT ttTTGGAAGACCTGGTGTCGAATTTTATGGACAACATTCAACAGAAAGTGGCGAGATTGCTGTTACTAAGATTATTCCTTTGCCAAATGAG gGTCGAGTGGTATCTCTGTGCGATGACAATTCATTACATCTCTGggaaattaatgaaaattctcTTGTCGAGACCAAGTCACTATCGCTGGAGGGTAAATTGAAGAAGATATCTGCCATGTGTCTTGAATCAAGTGGCGACCATCTGTTACTTGGTACTGAAGGTGGTAATATTTATCTACTTGATGTCAAGACCTTCACAATGACtgacaatattatttatcaggacGTTGTAATGCAAAA CGTTCCGGAAGATTACAAAAAGAATCCTGGCGCAGTTGAAGCCATTGCCGAACAACCTGGACACCCAGACAGTATCTTGATTGGTTACAACCGAGGATTGATGGTACTGTGGAACAAAGCGACTCCAGGTGCTCAGCag CTGATGGGTTTGTTTTCCCGTGCACAGACATTCATCTCAGCGCAGCAGTTGGAGTCAGTTCACTGGGTATCTGAGAATAGATTCGTTTCATCTCACAATGATGGATCCTATGCATTTTGGAGCCCTGGAAGTGATGTTACTTCAGAGCCAACGACACTTTATGGTCCATTCCCGTGTAAAGCTGTTTCGAAAATTCTTGTCTATACCATGTCAGA CGatgatgaaattattttattctccgGCGGGATGCCACGTTCGAGTTTCGGAGATCGACACACCATAACGGCAATGACAAAAACCAAGCATGTCGTTTTCGACTTGACTTCCAAGGTAATCGACTTTTTTGTAGTGACACCCAAGGTTGATGAAGACAGCAAAGATTTGTCAAACTCTCCGGAAGCATTGATTATCCTGGCAGAAGAAGAAGTTATTGCTATTGATCTTACCGATCCTGATTGGAGGATGATGGCCTTGCCTTATCTCGTTTCTCTTCACGCCAGTGCT GTTACTTGCTCCCAACATGTACCCAACATTCCTTCTGAATTATGGGACTCAGTAATATCCGCTGGAAAATCACAGACGGAACATTTGTATTCAAACAAAGAATGGCCTATTGATGGTGGAATATTgctctgtaaaaaatcaccagatgacgataaaacaaaatcccgtgaatttttattgacCGGTCACGAAGACGGAACAATAAGATTTTGGGATGCTTCTGACGTAGCGCTCACTCCCTTATACAAATACAATTCATCGCTAATATTCACTGGTGAACATCTCGACGTACTCGAACAGTCTCAAGACGACGACGATGATGACGATTGGCCGCCTTTCAGAAAAGTCGGTACATTCGATCCTTATTCAGATGACCCACGTCTCgctgttaaaaaagtaatgCTTTGTCCATTATCATCAACGCTCATAGTTGCCGGTACCGCTGGTCATATTATCACTGCAAACATATCATCCGAACAAataagtaaagaaataaaagcTGTAACTATGAATATTGTTAATGATCGCGATGGTTTCGTATGGAAAGGACACGATCATTTACCAGTTAGAACAGAGTCTGTTTCATTTAGCGTTGGCTTTCAACCGCAGAGTTTAGTCCAACTTTATCCACCCGCACAGGTAACAGCACTGGCTATTCACACTGAGTGGGGACTTATTGCTGCCGGTACTGCCCACGGTCTCGCAGTATTTGATTACATAAGAGGTAAATCAGTTACCGTTAAATGTACACTAAATCCCAATGATTTATCTGGATCGGGTGACACTCCAATATCTCGAAGAAAatcattcaaaaaatcattaagAGAATCATTCAGGCGACTTAGGAAGGGTAGATCGCAACGACGACCAAATGCAAATACAAGTCCCACGCGAAATACCATaaccgttgaaaaaaagaaagaaatatcACCAGTGGCAGCATCACCAAGTGGAGATTTATCTCCAATAGATATAAAACCTGTTGAACGACAAGTAGAAGCTCGTCCAGTTGACGATGCCTTGGGTTCAATGGTCCGTAGTGTTTATTTTGCTCGTAGTTTTATAATCAGCATGCAAAATACAACACCAACTCTTTGGGCAGGTACTAACAACGGTACTGTGTACGTATTTACGTTGGGTATTCCAGCTGGCGCGAGGCGTAACGAAGACGACGTAAATTGCACGCTTGGTAAAGAGATACAATTGAAGCATCGCGCTCCCGTGATTGCAATAACAATACTTGATGGTTCAAATGTCCCATTGCCGGAACCATTTGAGGTGGAGAAGGGCGTGACTGCTGGACCGGACATGACCGCACCTCATCGAGTTGTCATTGCCAGTGAAGAACAGTTTAAGATATTCAATCTTCCATCGCTGAAACCTTTTTGCAAATACAAGCTCACTGCTCACGAAGGCTCGAGAGTACGCAAAACAGGTTTTGCCAAGTTCACGTGCCCTATTGAACCCGCGGGTGTACACGAAGAAACTTGTCTTCTTTGTCTTACTAATCTGGGTGATTGTCTTGTTCTTGGAATCCCGGAACTCAGAAGACAGATAAATGCTGCTGCAATTAAACGTGAAGATATAAATGGCATTTCGTCATTGACATTTACTAAGGCTGGAGAAGCATTATATCTTCATTCGAGCTCGGAATTACAGCGTATATCTGTGTCAGCGACTAAGGGAACGAGAGCACACTGTGCATTAAATTTACCACCAAATGCACGTTCAGTACCAGAACCACCGACACCCACTGAAGAAGTACAAGATGAGGTTACCGTTGAGTCGCCGCCTGAAAAAGAAACTGAGTCGCAGGATAACGAAAGCGCGCCAGCACCGCGGATTCTGGAAAATGGTGTTGGATCAA cacATAGCGGTGAAACGTCGAAAGATTCAACGCTGAGACCAGGAGCTAGCAGCAGTGACGTAAACGGTGAAGATGACCGCCAGGATCGCAGTTCAATTGGTGATATTACCATTGACAGTGTTAAAGATCATTTACT AAACGCCACCTCCTCTGAGGATCTTCATAACCGATTAGCCGGATTAAAAATGGAAGTTACGTCTCGTACATCTGAAATATCGACACAAAATCAATCGTTGGTTGTTAAAACAACAACGGTAATTTCACAGACTTCTAGCAACGGCACTGCCAATGGTGACGTAGAAACGACTGAAATGAATGAATCCCAACAAGTTAACA gcACTTCGATAGAACGAGAAATACGCAGTGGTACTGAAACAACAACAACGCATGCTACCATTACACTTCCACCAAATGTTGAG aTTAGCGCAGCAGATCTTGCTAATTTGGAAACCGTTCAAACGACAACAATAACAACCGAAAAGTCTAAAACACCAGTGACAAGATCTGAAGAAGTCagatcataa
- the LOC130672251 gene encoding lethal(2) giant larvae protein homolog 1-like isoform X3 produces MLKFIRGKGQQPTAERQKLQKDLFAFRKTVQHGFPNKPTALAWDPSLRLMIIGTASGAIKVFGRPGVEFYGQHSTESGEIAVTKIIPLPNEGRVVSLCDDNSLHLWEINENSLVETKSLSLEGKLKKISAMCLESSGDHLLLGTEGGNIYLLDVKTFTMTDNIIYQDVVMQNVPEDYKKNPGAVEAIAEQPGHPDSILIGYNRGLMVLWNKATPGAQQTFISAQQLESVHWVSENRFVSSHNDGSYAFWSPGSDVTSEPTTLYGPFPCKAVSKILVYTMSDDDEIILFSGGMPRSSFGDRHTITAMTKTKHVVFDLTSKVIDFFVVTPKVDEDSKDLSNSPEALIILAEEEVIAIDLTDPDWRMMALPYLVSLHASAVTCSQHVPNIPSELWDSVISAGKSQTEHLYSNKEWPIDGGILLCKKSPDDDKTKSREFLLTGHEDGTIRFWDASDVALTPLYKYNSSLIFTGEHLDVLEQSQDDDDDDDWPPFRKVGTFDPYSDDPRLAVKKVMLCPLSSTLIVAGTAGHIITANISSEQISKEIKAVTMNIVNDRDGFVWKGHDHLPVRTESVSFSVGFQPQSLVQLYPPAQVTALAIHTEWGLIAAGTAHGLAVFDYIRGKSVTVKCTLNPNDLSGSGDTPISRRKSFKKSLRESFRRLRKGRSQRRPNANTSPTRNTITVEKKKEISPVAASPSGDLSPIDIKPVERQVEARPVDDALGSMVRSVYFARSFIISMQNTTPTLWAGTNNGTVYVFTLGIPAGARRNEDDVNCTLGKEIQLKHRAPVIAITILDGSNVPLPEPFEVEKGVTAGPDMTAPHRVVIASEEQFKIFNLPSLKPFCKYKLTAHEGSRVRKTGFAKFTCPIEPAGVHEETCLLCLTNLGDCLVLGIPELRRQINAAAIKREDINGISSLTFTKAGEALYLHSSSELQRISVSATKGTRAHCALNLPPNARSVPEPPTPTEEVQDEVTVESPPEKETESQDNESAPAPRILENGVGSTHSGETSKDSTLRPGASSSDVNGEDDRQDRSSIGDITIDSVKDHLLNSSLFRNATSSEDLHNRLAGLKMEVTSRTSEISTQNQSLVVKTTTVISQTSSNGTANGDVETTEMNESQQVNSTSIEREIRSGTETTTTHATITLPPNVEISAADLANLETVQTTTITTEKSKTPVTRSEEVRS; encoded by the exons actgTTCAGCATGGGTTTCCAAACAAGCCTACAGCCTTGGCTTGGGACCCGAGTCTCAGGCTGATGATCATCGGCACAGCATCTGGAGCTATCAAAGT ttTTGGAAGACCTGGTGTCGAATTTTATGGACAACATTCAACAGAAAGTGGCGAGATTGCTGTTACTAAGATTATTCCTTTGCCAAATGAG gGTCGAGTGGTATCTCTGTGCGATGACAATTCATTACATCTCTGggaaattaatgaaaattctcTTGTCGAGACCAAGTCACTATCGCTGGAGGGTAAATTGAAGAAGATATCTGCCATGTGTCTTGAATCAAGTGGCGACCATCTGTTACTTGGTACTGAAGGTGGTAATATTTATCTACTTGATGTCAAGACCTTCACAATGACtgacaatattatttatcaggacGTTGTAATGCAAAA CGTTCCGGAAGATTACAAAAAGAATCCTGGCGCAGTTGAAGCCATTGCCGAACAACCTGGACACCCAGACAGTATCTTGATTGGTTACAACCGAGGATTGATGGTACTGTGGAACAAAGCGACTCCAGGTGCTCAGCag ACATTCATCTCAGCGCAGCAGTTGGAGTCAGTTCACTGGGTATCTGAGAATAGATTCGTTTCATCTCACAATGATGGATCCTATGCATTTTGGAGCCCTGGAAGTGATGTTACTTCAGAGCCAACGACACTTTATGGTCCATTCCCGTGTAAAGCTGTTTCGAAAATTCTTGTCTATACCATGTCAGA CGatgatgaaattattttattctccgGCGGGATGCCACGTTCGAGTTTCGGAGATCGACACACCATAACGGCAATGACAAAAACCAAGCATGTCGTTTTCGACTTGACTTCCAAGGTAATCGACTTTTTTGTAGTGACACCCAAGGTTGATGAAGACAGCAAAGATTTGTCAAACTCTCCGGAAGCATTGATTATCCTGGCAGAAGAAGAAGTTATTGCTATTGATCTTACCGATCCTGATTGGAGGATGATGGCCTTGCCTTATCTCGTTTCTCTTCACGCCAGTGCT GTTACTTGCTCCCAACATGTACCCAACATTCCTTCTGAATTATGGGACTCAGTAATATCCGCTGGAAAATCACAGACGGAACATTTGTATTCAAACAAAGAATGGCCTATTGATGGTGGAATATTgctctgtaaaaaatcaccagatgacgataaaacaaaatcccgtgaatttttattgacCGGTCACGAAGACGGAACAATAAGATTTTGGGATGCTTCTGACGTAGCGCTCACTCCCTTATACAAATACAATTCATCGCTAATATTCACTGGTGAACATCTCGACGTACTCGAACAGTCTCAAGACGACGACGATGATGACGATTGGCCGCCTTTCAGAAAAGTCGGTACATTCGATCCTTATTCAGATGACCCACGTCTCgctgttaaaaaagtaatgCTTTGTCCATTATCATCAACGCTCATAGTTGCCGGTACCGCTGGTCATATTATCACTGCAAACATATCATCCGAACAAataagtaaagaaataaaagcTGTAACTATGAATATTGTTAATGATCGCGATGGTTTCGTATGGAAAGGACACGATCATTTACCAGTTAGAACAGAGTCTGTTTCATTTAGCGTTGGCTTTCAACCGCAGAGTTTAGTCCAACTTTATCCACCCGCACAGGTAACAGCACTGGCTATTCACACTGAGTGGGGACTTATTGCTGCCGGTACTGCCCACGGTCTCGCAGTATTTGATTACATAAGAGGTAAATCAGTTACCGTTAAATGTACACTAAATCCCAATGATTTATCTGGATCGGGTGACACTCCAATATCTCGAAGAAAatcattcaaaaaatcattaagAGAATCATTCAGGCGACTTAGGAAGGGTAGATCGCAACGACGACCAAATGCAAATACAAGTCCCACGCGAAATACCATaaccgttgaaaaaaagaaagaaatatcACCAGTGGCAGCATCACCAAGTGGAGATTTATCTCCAATAGATATAAAACCTGTTGAACGACAAGTAGAAGCTCGTCCAGTTGACGATGCCTTGGGTTCAATGGTCCGTAGTGTTTATTTTGCTCGTAGTTTTATAATCAGCATGCAAAATACAACACCAACTCTTTGGGCAGGTACTAACAACGGTACTGTGTACGTATTTACGTTGGGTATTCCAGCTGGCGCGAGGCGTAACGAAGACGACGTAAATTGCACGCTTGGTAAAGAGATACAATTGAAGCATCGCGCTCCCGTGATTGCAATAACAATACTTGATGGTTCAAATGTCCCATTGCCGGAACCATTTGAGGTGGAGAAGGGCGTGACTGCTGGACCGGACATGACCGCACCTCATCGAGTTGTCATTGCCAGTGAAGAACAGTTTAAGATATTCAATCTTCCATCGCTGAAACCTTTTTGCAAATACAAGCTCACTGCTCACGAAGGCTCGAGAGTACGCAAAACAGGTTTTGCCAAGTTCACGTGCCCTATTGAACCCGCGGGTGTACACGAAGAAACTTGTCTTCTTTGTCTTACTAATCTGGGTGATTGTCTTGTTCTTGGAATCCCGGAACTCAGAAGACAGATAAATGCTGCTGCAATTAAACGTGAAGATATAAATGGCATTTCGTCATTGACATTTACTAAGGCTGGAGAAGCATTATATCTTCATTCGAGCTCGGAATTACAGCGTATATCTGTGTCAGCGACTAAGGGAACGAGAGCACACTGTGCATTAAATTTACCACCAAATGCACGTTCAGTACCAGAACCACCGACACCCACTGAAGAAGTACAAGATGAGGTTACCGTTGAGTCGCCGCCTGAAAAAGAAACTGAGTCGCAGGATAACGAAAGCGCGCCAGCACCGCGGATTCTGGAAAATGGTGTTGGATCAA cacATAGCGGTGAAACGTCGAAAGATTCAACGCTGAGACCAGGAGCTAGCAGCAGTGACGTAAACGGTGAAGATGACCGCCAGGATCGCAGTTCAATTGGTGATATTACCATTGACAGTGTTAAAGATCATTTACT TAACAGTTCACTTTTCAGAAACGCCACCTCCTCTGAGGATCTTCATAACCGATTAGCCGGATTAAAAATGGAAGTTACGTCTCGTACATCTGAAATATCGACACAAAATCAATCGTTGGTTGTTAAAACAACAACGGTAATTTCACAGACTTCTAGCAACGGCACTGCCAATGGTGACGTAGAAACGACTGAAATGAATGAATCCCAACAAGTTAACA gcACTTCGATAGAACGAGAAATACGCAGTGGTACTGAAACAACAACAACGCATGCTACCATTACACTTCCACCAAATGTTGAG aTTAGCGCAGCAGATCTTGCTAATTTGGAAACCGTTCAAACGACAACAATAACAACCGAAAAGTCTAAAACACCAGTGACAAGATCTGAAGAAGTCagatcataa
- the LOC130672251 gene encoding lethal(2) giant larvae protein homolog 1-like isoform X1 produces MLKFIRGKGQQPTAERQKLQKDLFAFRKTVQHGFPNKPTALAWDPSLRLMIIGTASGAIKVFGRPGVEFYGQHSTESGEIAVTKIIPLPNEGRVVSLCDDNSLHLWEINENSLVETKSLSLEGKLKKISAMCLESSGDHLLLGTEGGNIYLLDVKTFTMTDNIIYQDVVMQNVPEDYKKNPGAVEAIAEQPGHPDSILIGYNRGLMVLWNKATPGAQQLMGLFSRAQTFISAQQLESVHWVSENRFVSSHNDGSYAFWSPGSDVTSEPTTLYGPFPCKAVSKILVYTMSDDDEIILFSGGMPRSSFGDRHTITAMTKTKHVVFDLTSKVIDFFVVTPKVDEDSKDLSNSPEALIILAEEEVIAIDLTDPDWRMMALPYLVSLHASAVTCSQHVPNIPSELWDSVISAGKSQTEHLYSNKEWPIDGGILLCKKSPDDDKTKSREFLLTGHEDGTIRFWDASDVALTPLYKYNSSLIFTGEHLDVLEQSQDDDDDDDWPPFRKVGTFDPYSDDPRLAVKKVMLCPLSSTLIVAGTAGHIITANISSEQISKEIKAVTMNIVNDRDGFVWKGHDHLPVRTESVSFSVGFQPQSLVQLYPPAQVTALAIHTEWGLIAAGTAHGLAVFDYIRGKSVTVKCTLNPNDLSGSGDTPISRRKSFKKSLRESFRRLRKGRSQRRPNANTSPTRNTITVEKKKEISPVAASPSGDLSPIDIKPVERQVEARPVDDALGSMVRSVYFARSFIISMQNTTPTLWAGTNNGTVYVFTLGIPAGARRNEDDVNCTLGKEIQLKHRAPVIAITILDGSNVPLPEPFEVEKGVTAGPDMTAPHRVVIASEEQFKIFNLPSLKPFCKYKLTAHEGSRVRKTGFAKFTCPIEPAGVHEETCLLCLTNLGDCLVLGIPELRRQINAAAIKREDINGISSLTFTKAGEALYLHSSSELQRISVSATKGTRAHCALNLPPNARSVPEPPTPTEEVQDEVTVESPPEKETESQDNESAPAPRILENGVGSTHSGETSKDSTLRPGASSSDVNGEDDRQDRSSIGDITIDSVKDHLLNSSLFRNATSSEDLHNRLAGLKMEVTSRTSEISTQNQSLVVKTTTVISQTSSNGTANGDVETTEMNESQQVNSTSIEREIRSGTETTTTHATITLPPNVEISAADLANLETVQTTTITTEKSKTPVTRSEEVRS; encoded by the exons actgTTCAGCATGGGTTTCCAAACAAGCCTACAGCCTTGGCTTGGGACCCGAGTCTCAGGCTGATGATCATCGGCACAGCATCTGGAGCTATCAAAGT ttTTGGAAGACCTGGTGTCGAATTTTATGGACAACATTCAACAGAAAGTGGCGAGATTGCTGTTACTAAGATTATTCCTTTGCCAAATGAG gGTCGAGTGGTATCTCTGTGCGATGACAATTCATTACATCTCTGggaaattaatgaaaattctcTTGTCGAGACCAAGTCACTATCGCTGGAGGGTAAATTGAAGAAGATATCTGCCATGTGTCTTGAATCAAGTGGCGACCATCTGTTACTTGGTACTGAAGGTGGTAATATTTATCTACTTGATGTCAAGACCTTCACAATGACtgacaatattatttatcaggacGTTGTAATGCAAAA CGTTCCGGAAGATTACAAAAAGAATCCTGGCGCAGTTGAAGCCATTGCCGAACAACCTGGACACCCAGACAGTATCTTGATTGGTTACAACCGAGGATTGATGGTACTGTGGAACAAAGCGACTCCAGGTGCTCAGCag CTGATGGGTTTGTTTTCCCGTGCACAGACATTCATCTCAGCGCAGCAGTTGGAGTCAGTTCACTGGGTATCTGAGAATAGATTCGTTTCATCTCACAATGATGGATCCTATGCATTTTGGAGCCCTGGAAGTGATGTTACTTCAGAGCCAACGACACTTTATGGTCCATTCCCGTGTAAAGCTGTTTCGAAAATTCTTGTCTATACCATGTCAGA CGatgatgaaattattttattctccgGCGGGATGCCACGTTCGAGTTTCGGAGATCGACACACCATAACGGCAATGACAAAAACCAAGCATGTCGTTTTCGACTTGACTTCCAAGGTAATCGACTTTTTTGTAGTGACACCCAAGGTTGATGAAGACAGCAAAGATTTGTCAAACTCTCCGGAAGCATTGATTATCCTGGCAGAAGAAGAAGTTATTGCTATTGATCTTACCGATCCTGATTGGAGGATGATGGCCTTGCCTTATCTCGTTTCTCTTCACGCCAGTGCT GTTACTTGCTCCCAACATGTACCCAACATTCCTTCTGAATTATGGGACTCAGTAATATCCGCTGGAAAATCACAGACGGAACATTTGTATTCAAACAAAGAATGGCCTATTGATGGTGGAATATTgctctgtaaaaaatcaccagatgacgataaaacaaaatcccgtgaatttttattgacCGGTCACGAAGACGGAACAATAAGATTTTGGGATGCTTCTGACGTAGCGCTCACTCCCTTATACAAATACAATTCATCGCTAATATTCACTGGTGAACATCTCGACGTACTCGAACAGTCTCAAGACGACGACGATGATGACGATTGGCCGCCTTTCAGAAAAGTCGGTACATTCGATCCTTATTCAGATGACCCACGTCTCgctgttaaaaaagtaatgCTTTGTCCATTATCATCAACGCTCATAGTTGCCGGTACCGCTGGTCATATTATCACTGCAAACATATCATCCGAACAAataagtaaagaaataaaagcTGTAACTATGAATATTGTTAATGATCGCGATGGTTTCGTATGGAAAGGACACGATCATTTACCAGTTAGAACAGAGTCTGTTTCATTTAGCGTTGGCTTTCAACCGCAGAGTTTAGTCCAACTTTATCCACCCGCACAGGTAACAGCACTGGCTATTCACACTGAGTGGGGACTTATTGCTGCCGGTACTGCCCACGGTCTCGCAGTATTTGATTACATAAGAGGTAAATCAGTTACCGTTAAATGTACACTAAATCCCAATGATTTATCTGGATCGGGTGACACTCCAATATCTCGAAGAAAatcattcaaaaaatcattaagAGAATCATTCAGGCGACTTAGGAAGGGTAGATCGCAACGACGACCAAATGCAAATACAAGTCCCACGCGAAATACCATaaccgttgaaaaaaagaaagaaatatcACCAGTGGCAGCATCACCAAGTGGAGATTTATCTCCAATAGATATAAAACCTGTTGAACGACAAGTAGAAGCTCGTCCAGTTGACGATGCCTTGGGTTCAATGGTCCGTAGTGTTTATTTTGCTCGTAGTTTTATAATCAGCATGCAAAATACAACACCAACTCTTTGGGCAGGTACTAACAACGGTACTGTGTACGTATTTACGTTGGGTATTCCAGCTGGCGCGAGGCGTAACGAAGACGACGTAAATTGCACGCTTGGTAAAGAGATACAATTGAAGCATCGCGCTCCCGTGATTGCAATAACAATACTTGATGGTTCAAATGTCCCATTGCCGGAACCATTTGAGGTGGAGAAGGGCGTGACTGCTGGACCGGACATGACCGCACCTCATCGAGTTGTCATTGCCAGTGAAGAACAGTTTAAGATATTCAATCTTCCATCGCTGAAACCTTTTTGCAAATACAAGCTCACTGCTCACGAAGGCTCGAGAGTACGCAAAACAGGTTTTGCCAAGTTCACGTGCCCTATTGAACCCGCGGGTGTACACGAAGAAACTTGTCTTCTTTGTCTTACTAATCTGGGTGATTGTCTTGTTCTTGGAATCCCGGAACTCAGAAGACAGATAAATGCTGCTGCAATTAAACGTGAAGATATAAATGGCATTTCGTCATTGACATTTACTAAGGCTGGAGAAGCATTATATCTTCATTCGAGCTCGGAATTACAGCGTATATCTGTGTCAGCGACTAAGGGAACGAGAGCACACTGTGCATTAAATTTACCACCAAATGCACGTTCAGTACCAGAACCACCGACACCCACTGAAGAAGTACAAGATGAGGTTACCGTTGAGTCGCCGCCTGAAAAAGAAACTGAGTCGCAGGATAACGAAAGCGCGCCAGCACCGCGGATTCTGGAAAATGGTGTTGGATCAA cacATAGCGGTGAAACGTCGAAAGATTCAACGCTGAGACCAGGAGCTAGCAGCAGTGACGTAAACGGTGAAGATGACCGCCAGGATCGCAGTTCAATTGGTGATATTACCATTGACAGTGTTAAAGATCATTTACT TAACAGTTCACTTTTCAGAAACGCCACCTCCTCTGAGGATCTTCATAACCGATTAGCCGGATTAAAAATGGAAGTTACGTCTCGTACATCTGAAATATCGACACAAAATCAATCGTTGGTTGTTAAAACAACAACGGTAATTTCACAGACTTCTAGCAACGGCACTGCCAATGGTGACGTAGAAACGACTGAAATGAATGAATCCCAACAAGTTAACA gcACTTCGATAGAACGAGAAATACGCAGTGGTACTGAAACAACAACAACGCATGCTACCATTACACTTCCACCAAATGTTGAG aTTAGCGCAGCAGATCTTGCTAATTTGGAAACCGTTCAAACGACAACAATAACAACCGAAAAGTCTAAAACACCAGTGACAAGATCTGAAGAAGTCagatcataa